The DNA segment CTGGTCCACGCCGTCCGCGGTGTCGACTACACGCTGCGCTCCGGTGAGGTGCTCGGCATCGTCGGCGAGTCCGGCTCGGGCAAGTCGGTCACCTCGCTGGCCGTCATGGGCCTGCTGCCGGGTTCCGCCCGGGTCACCGGCTCGGTCAAGTACCGCGGCCAGGAGCTGCTCGGGCAGGGCGACCGCAGCATGTCGCGGATCCGCGGCAAGGGCGTCTCGATGATCTTCCAGGACCCGATGACCTCGCTGGACCCGGTCTACAAGGTCGGGGCGCAGATCGAGGAGACGCTGCGGATCCACGACAAGTCGCTGTCGTCGAAGGCCGCCGAGACCCGAGCGGTCGAGCTGCTCGAGCTGGTCGGCATCCCGAACGCCGGCGACCGGGTGAACTCCTACCCGCACGAGTTCTCCGGCGGCATGCGCCAGCGCGTGGTCATCGCCATCGCGATGGCCAACCAGCCCGAGGTGATCATCGCCGACGAGCCGACCACCGCGCTGGACGTGACCGTGCAGGCGCAGATCCTCGAGGTGCTGCAGACGGCGCTGCAGGAGACCGGCGCGGCGATGGTCATGATCACCCACGACCTCGGCGTCGTCGCCGGCATCGCCGACCGGGTCCTGGTCATGTACGCCGGCCGGCCGGTCGAGATCGGCAGCGTCGAGGACATCTACTACGAGCCGCGGATGCCCTACACGCTCGGCCTGCTCGGCTCGCTGCCCCGGCTGGACGCCCCCACCCGGGAGCGGCTGACCCCGATCCTCGGTTCGCCGCCCTCGCTGGTGAACATGCCGCCCGGGTGCCCGTTCGCGCCGCGCTGCCCGCTGCACATCGCCGAGTGCGACGCGGCCGAGCCGCCGCTGTTCCAGGTCGGGGCCGGGCACGAGGCGGCCTGCATCCGCACCGAGCAGGTGGAGCGGGCGCACGGCCACGCCGCCGAGGTGTTCAGCGAGACGGCGACAGACGCCGTCCTGGCCGGGGACGCCATCCCCACCGACCTCGCCCTCGGCGAGGCCGGCGGCGAGACCACCGCCGGCGACGCCCCGCCGCCGGACCAGACCGAACCGGCTGCCGACGTCCCCGACACCGGCAGCGTCATCAGCAGCCACCGCGGCACGACGGACGGAGACCGGGCATGAGCGCCCCCACCACGGAGCGCACCGGCAGCGGGGCGGCGGGTCGCGGGGAGCCGATCCTCAGCGTGCGCGGCCTGCAGAAGCACTTCCCGATCAAGGGCGGCGGGCTGATCAAGCGCACCGTCGGGGCGGTCCAGGCCGTCGACGGCGTCGACCTCGACCTCTACCCGGGTGAGGTCCTCGGTCTGGTCGGGGAGTCCGGCTGCGGCAAGTCGACCACCGGCCGGGCCATCCTCAACCTGCAGCCGGCCACCGGCGGGTCCGTGGTCTTCCAGGGCCGGGAGATCGTCGGGCTCAACCGCAAGCAGATGCGCCCGCTGCGCCGGGACATCCAGCTGGTGTTCCAGGACCCGTACGCCTCGCTCAACCCCCGCCTGCCGGTCTTCGACATCGTCGCCGAGCCGCTGATCATCCACGGCCTGACGAAGAGCAACGAGGAGCTGCGCAGCCGGGTGCGGGAGCTGGTCGAGACCGTCGGGCTCAACCCCGAGCACACCAACCGGTACCCCGCCGAGTTCTCCGGCGGCCAGCGCCAGCGGATCGGCATCGCCCGCGCGCTGGCCCTGCAGCCGAAGGTGCTGGTGCTCGACGAGCCGGTGTCCGCGCTGGACGTGTCCATCCAGGCCGGTGTGATCAACCTGCTGGAGGACCTGAAGAACTCCCTGGGCCTGAGCTACCTGTTCATCGCCCACGACCTGTCCGTCGTCCGGCACATCTCCGACCGGGTCGCGGTCATGTACCTCGGCCGGATCGTGGAGATCGCCGAGCGCGACGAGCTGTTCGAGCGGCCGGCGCACCCGTACACGCAGGCGCTGCTGTCGGCGATCCCGCTGCCCGACCCGCGCCGCGAGCGCGCCCGGCAGCGGATCATCATCTCCGGCGACGTGCCCAGCCCGGCGAACCCGCCCTCGGGCTGCCGGTTCCGCACCCGCTGCCAGAAGTTCGCCAACGTGCTCACCGACGGGCAGCGGGAGAAGTGCCTGACCGAGGACCCGGCCCTCGCCGACCGGGGTGCCGGGCACCTCAACGCCTGCCACTACGCCGAGGTCCAAAGTGTGTTGTAGGAGTGCGGAGGCCGACGGGCGCGGGTGACCACGGGCGTCCGGAGGACTGTCGAGCGTCGGTGAGAGGCCCGGAGGGTCTCCGCCGACGATCGACGAAGCGGCTCACCGGACCGGGGGCACGGCAACTGGCCGCGGTGCGATCCGGCAGGATCGCAATGTGAACCGCCGGCTCCTTCTCGTGCACGCCCACCCGGACGACGAGACGATCAACAACGGGGCGACCATGGCCCGCTACGTCGCCGAGGGTGCCGCGGTCACCCTGCTCACCTGCACGCTGGGTGAGGAGGGTGAGGTCCTGGTCCCCGAGCTGGCGCAGCTCGAGGCCGCCCAGGCCGACCAGCTCGGCGGCTACCGGATCAGCGAGCTCGCCGCGGCGATGGCCGCCCTGGGGGTCACCGACTATCGGTTCCTCGGCGGCGCGGGCCGCTACCGGGACTCCGGGATGATGGACACCCCGGCCAACGACAAGCCCCGCGCCTTCTGGCGAGCCGACCTCGCCGAGGCGGTCGCGCACGCGGTGGCCGTCGTCCGGGAGGTCCGCCCGCAGGTGCTGGTCACCTACGACGAGGTCGGCGGCTACGGCCACCCCGACCACATCCAGGCACACCGCGTCGCCATGGCCGCGGTCGAGGCGGCCGCCGACCCCGCGTACCGCCCGGACCTCGGCGAGGCCTGGGAGGTCGCGAAGGTCTACTGGAACGCCATGCCGCGGTCGGTCGTCCAGGCCGGGATCGACGCGATGGCCGCGCTCGGCGAGGCCTCGCCCTTCGAGGGGCTCGGCGACCTCGACGAGGTGCCGTTCATGGTCTCCGACGACGTGGTGACCACCGTGGTCGACGGGCGGGCCCACGCAGCCCGGAAGGACGCGGCGATGCGCGCCCACCCGACCCAGATCATGGTCGACGGCCCGTTCTTCGCGCTGTCCAACAACCTCGGTCAGGAGGTGCTGGGCACCGAGTACTACCGCCTGGTCCGCGGCGCCCGCGGCCCGGCCGGACCGGGGGAGCAGGGCTGGGAGGACGACCTGTTCGCCGGCCTGCCCGGATGAGGGCGCTGCACCTGCTCGGCTGGGCGGTCGCCGCCGTCGTGGTCGCGGCCTGGCTGGCCGTGGTCGAGGTCCTCTGGCTGCCGTGGCGCCTCGGCGGCGTCCCGGTGCCGGTCTCGCTGCCCGCCGCGGTGGTCGGGAACCTGCTGCTGGTCACGGCGGCCTGGCGGCTGTCCGGGTCGCGGCTGGTCGCCGTGCTGCCCGCGGCCGTCTGGCTGGTGATCGCCCTCGGCGCGACCATGCGCCGTCCCGAGGGCGACCTGCTGCTGCCCGGCGGGGACACCCTCACCTCGACGCTGGTCCTGGCCTTCCTGCTGCTCGGCGTCCTCGCCGCGGCGTTCGCGGTCGGCCGGGTGCTGAGCGCTCCGGTCAGCCCACCCGGCGCCGGTAGTGGTAGCGGTGGTGCTCGATGAAGCCCGTCCGCCGGTAGAGCGCCCGCGCTGCGGTGTTGGTCCCGACCACCTGCAGGTAGACGGAGTGCGCACCGCGACCGGCGGCCCAGCCCTGCAGCGCGGCCATCACCGCGGTGGCCAGCCCCTGCCGGCGGTGCTCCTCGGCGACGGTGAGCGCGGTGACCCCCAGCCAGCCGTCGGTGAGGACGCCGCGGGCCACCGCGGCCAGCGGCGCGGGCGCCGGCGCCAGCCGCACCGAGGCGAACACGGCGTCCTCGGCGCTGGTGAGCACGGCGACGGCGACCGGCGGCAGCGCGTCCCCGTGGTACCGGTAGCCGGTCAGCCAGGCCTCGTCGGGGGACGCCGCCAGCTCCACCGGGACGTCGACCTCCTGCGGCCCGCCGACCGGCGCGGTCAGGACCAGGGTGTCCTCGTCCCGCTCCCAGCCGGCCGCGGCGAACGCCGCGTCGGCGGCGCGGGACCGCACGCCCGGCAGCTGGGCGGCCGGCCGCAGCCCGCGCTCGTCGTACCAGCGGGCGACGGCGTCGACCGCGGCCGGCAGCGGCACCCCCGGGTCGCCGACCACCAGCGCGGAGTTGGCCCGCCCGGTGAACCCGCCACCGGCGCGCAGCAGCCACCCGCCCAGCGAGCCCTCCTCGAGGGCCCGCCAGCCGCGCGCGGCCACCCGCTCGAGGTCCTCCACGCCCAGCGGTGAGCGGCGTTGTCCCATGCGGTGATCCTCCGGCTCCGCCCACCGCTGGCAGCCACCGGCCCCCGGTCGGTCGTGTCCCGCCCACCCGTCGCGCCGACCGAGGAGCCCACGGGTGATACTTGCGGTGATCGAACACGCCCCTGGTCAGCCAGGGAACTCGCCCCGGAGGAACCCGTGACCTACGTCATCACCCAGGCCTGCGTCGACGTCCTCGACAAGGCGTGCATCGACGAGTGTCCGGTGGACTGCATCTACGAGGGCGACCGGATGCTCTACATCCACCCCGACGAGTGCGTGGACTGCGGCGCCTGCGAGCCGGTCTGCCCGGTGGAGGCCATCTACTACGAGGACGACGTCCCGGACAAGTGGAAGGACTTCTACAACGCCAACGTGGAGTTCTTCTCCGACCTGGGCAGCCCCGGCGGCGCCGCCAAGACCGGCAAGATCAACAAGGACCACCCGCTCGTGGCGGCCCTGCCCCCCCAGGGCGAGTGAGCACGGTCCGGCTGCCGGACTTCCCCTGGGACGCACTGGCCCCGGCGCGTGCCCGCGCCGCCGAGCACCCCGACGGCGTCGTCGACCTCTCGATCGGCACGCCGGTCGACCCCACCCCGCCGCTGCTGGGTGATGCGCTGGCCGCGGCCGGCGACGCCCCGGGCTACCCGACGGCGCTGGGCACCGCCGACGTCCGGCGGGCGGCGGCCGGCTGGCTCTCCCGGCGGCTCGGGGTGCAGCTGGCCGACCCGTTCGGCGCCGACCCGTCGGTGATCCCGACGGTCGGCTCCAAGGAGCTGGTGGCGCTGCTGCCCACGCTCCTCGGGCTGCAGGGGTCCGGCACGGTGGTCCTCCCGGAGGTCGCCTACCCGACCTACGAGGTGGGCGCGGTCGTCGCAGGCCTGCAGGTGCTGCGCACCGACACCCCGCCGGCCCACCCGGGCGACGCCGTCCTGGTCTGGCTCAACTCGCCGGGCAACCCGCACGGCCGGGTGCTCACCGACGACGAGCTGCGGGCGTGGGTCGCCTGGGGACGGGCGCACGGGGTGCCGGTCGTGGCCGACGAGTGCTACATCGAGCTGGGCTGGGACGTCGTCCCGCGCTCGGTGCTGCACCCCGACGTCGCCGGCGCCGACCACACCGGCCTGCTGGCCGTGCACTCGCTGTCGAAGCAGTCGACGGCGGCCGGCTACCGCGCGGGCCTGCTCTCCGGCGACCCGGCGCTGGTCCGCCGGGCGTGGGAGGTCCGCCGGCACCTCGGCCTGCTGGTGCCCACCCCGGTGCAGGCGGCGATGGCCGCCGCGCTGGCCGACGACGCGCACGTCGCCGTCCAGCGGGAGCGCTACCGCCGCCGCCGGGACAGGCTGGCCGCCGCGGTGCGGGCGTCGGGTGCTCGGGTCGACCACTCCGAGGCCGGGCTCTACCTCTGGGTCAGCCGCGACGAGGACTGCTGGACGACGATCGACTGGCTCGCCGGCCGGGGGATCGTGGCCGCGCCGGGCAGCTTCTACGGGCCCGCCGGGAGCCGGCACGTGCGGATGGCGCTCACCGCGA comes from the Modestobacter italicus genome and includes:
- the mshB gene encoding N-acetyl-1-D-myo-inositol-2-amino-2-deoxy-alpha-D-glucopyranoside deacetylase; protein product: MNRRLLLVHAHPDDETINNGATMARYVAEGAAVTLLTCTLGEEGEVLVPELAQLEAAQADQLGGYRISELAAAMAALGVTDYRFLGGAGRYRDSGMMDTPANDKPRAFWRADLAEAVAHAVAVVREVRPQVLVTYDEVGGYGHPDHIQAHRVAMAAVEAAADPAYRPDLGEAWEVAKVYWNAMPRSVVQAGIDAMAALGEASPFEGLGDLDEVPFMVSDDVVTTVVDGRAHAARKDAAMRAHPTQIMVDGPFFALSNNLGQEVLGTEYYRLVRGARGPAGPGEQGWEDDLFAGLPG
- a CDS encoding ABC transporter ATP-binding protein; the encoded protein is MSTPGTTGATAVSSTGTISRGRTQSLPGFDAAAPLLQVTDLNVRFPTDDGLVHAVRGVDYTLRSGEVLGIVGESGSGKSVTSLAVMGLLPGSARVTGSVKYRGQELLGQGDRSMSRIRGKGVSMIFQDPMTSLDPVYKVGAQIEETLRIHDKSLSSKAAETRAVELLELVGIPNAGDRVNSYPHEFSGGMRQRVVIAIAMANQPEVIIADEPTTALDVTVQAQILEVLQTALQETGAAMVMITHDLGVVAGIADRVLVMYAGRPVEIGSVEDIYYEPRMPYTLGLLGSLPRLDAPTRERLTPILGSPPSLVNMPPGCPFAPRCPLHIAECDAAEPPLFQVGAGHEAACIRTEQVERAHGHAAEVFSETATDAVLAGDAIPTDLALGEAGGETTAGDAPPPDQTEPAADVPDTGSVISSHRGTTDGDRA
- the dapC gene encoding succinyldiaminopimelate transaminase, which translates into the protein MSTVRLPDFPWDALAPARARAAEHPDGVVDLSIGTPVDPTPPLLGDALAAAGDAPGYPTALGTADVRRAAAGWLSRRLGVQLADPFGADPSVIPTVGSKELVALLPTLLGLQGSGTVVLPEVAYPTYEVGAVVAGLQVLRTDTPPAHPGDAVLVWLNSPGNPHGRVLTDDELRAWVAWGRAHGVPVVADECYIELGWDVVPRSVLHPDVAGADHTGLLAVHSLSKQSTAAGYRAGLLSGDPALVRRAWEVRRHLGLLVPTPVQAAMAAALADDAHVAVQRERYRRRRDRLAAAVRASGARVDHSEAGLYLWVSRDEDCWTTIDWLAGRGIVAAPGSFYGPAGSRHVRMALTATDERIDAAVERLMKDPPAPRRSQAHGGPLQGGR
- the fdxA gene encoding ferredoxin, whose amino-acid sequence is MTYVITQACVDVLDKACIDECPVDCIYEGDRMLYIHPDECVDCGACEPVCPVEAIYYEDDVPDKWKDFYNANVEFFSDLGSPGGAAKTGKINKDHPLVAALPPQGE
- a CDS encoding GNAT family N-acetyltransferase, with the protein product MGQRRSPLGVEDLERVAARGWRALEEGSLGGWLLRAGGGFTGRANSALVVGDPGVPLPAAVDAVARWYDERGLRPAAQLPGVRSRAADAAFAAAGWERDEDTLVLTAPVGGPQEVDVPVELAASPDEAWLTGYRYHGDALPPVAVAVLTSAEDAVFASVRLAPAPAPLAAVARGVLTDGWLGVTALTVAEEHRRQGLATAVMAALQGWAAGRGAHSVYLQVVGTNTAARALYRRTGFIEHHRYHYRRRVG
- a CDS encoding ABC transporter ATP-binding protein, with the protein product MSAPTTERTGSGAAGRGEPILSVRGLQKHFPIKGGGLIKRTVGAVQAVDGVDLDLYPGEVLGLVGESGCGKSTTGRAILNLQPATGGSVVFQGREIVGLNRKQMRPLRRDIQLVFQDPYASLNPRLPVFDIVAEPLIIHGLTKSNEELRSRVRELVETVGLNPEHTNRYPAEFSGGQRQRIGIARALALQPKVLVLDEPVSALDVSIQAGVINLLEDLKNSLGLSYLFIAHDLSVVRHISDRVAVMYLGRIVEIAERDELFERPAHPYTQALLSAIPLPDPRRERARQRIIISGDVPSPANPPSGCRFRTRCQKFANVLTDGQREKCLTEDPALADRGAGHLNACHYAEVQSVL